One part of the Paramormyrops kingsleyae isolate MSU_618 chromosome 2, PKINGS_0.4, whole genome shotgun sequence genome encodes these proteins:
- the rgs7bpa gene encoding regulator of G-protein signaling 7-binding protein A isoform X3, which yields MHKTRTKGCEMARSAHQNLSAIPGPEDGEIHPEICRLFIQLQCCLEMYITEMLKSVCLLGSLQIHRKGKETHTTPRVDCKLDESSDIPILEDTSSSPVDCPQYCWLVSTDVENTERDMREMKNLLSKLRESMPLPLKNQDDSSLLNLTPYPLVRQRKKRFLGLCCLVSS from the exons ATGCACAAAACACGAACCAAAGGCTGTGAGATGGCGAGAAGCGCGCACCAAAATCTCTCTGCCATTCCGGG CCCTGAGGACGGGGAAATCCACCCAGAGATCTGCAGACTCTTCATCCAGCTGCAGTGCTGCTTGGAGATGTACATCACGGAGATGCTCAAGTCTGTGTGCTTGCTGGGCTCGCTCCAGATCCACAGGAAAG GAAAGGAGACCCACACAACCCCCAGGGTGGACTGCAAGCTGGATGAGAGCTCTGACATCCCCATCCTGGAGGACACGTCCTCCTCACCGGTGGACTGCCCTCAGTACTGCTGGCTGGTCTCCACAGATGTCGAAAACACGGAGAG GGACATGAGGGAGATGAAGAACCTACTTAGCAAACTCAGGGAATCCATGCCTTTGCCGCTGAAGAATCAAG ATGACAGCAGTCTGCTCAATCTCACTCCGTACCCCCTGGTCCGACAGAGGAAGAAGCGCTTCTTGGGGCTGTGCTGCCTGGTGTCCAGCTAA
- the rgs7bpa gene encoding regulator of G-protein signaling 7-binding protein A isoform X1 → MSSAPNGRKNRPKSAGNIFQIGKPQYRDSERRESTESARKTQRVVEHCRMIVHDFNTLVALYRELVISIGELTVDCPSLRAEMHKTRTKGCEMARSAHQNLSAIPGPEDGEIHPEICRLFIQLQCCLEMYITEMLKSVCLLGSLQIHRKGKETHTTPRVDCKLDESSDIPILEDTSSSPVDCPQYCWLVSTDVENTERDMREMKNLLSKLRESMPLPLKNQDDSSLLNLTPYPLVRQRKKRFLGLCCLVSS, encoded by the exons ATGAGTTCTGCACCGAATGGGCGCAAAAACCGCCCCAAATCCGCCGGGAACATTTTTCAAATCGGCAAGCCTCAGTACCGGGACTCGGAGCGCCGGGAGAGCACGGAAAGCGCCCGCAAAACGCAGCGGGTGGTGGAGCACTGCAGGATG attGTCCACGATTTCAATACACTTGTGGCCCTTTATCGAGAGCTGGTCATCTCCATCGGGGAACTAACTGTCGACTGTCCGTCTCTGCGCGCAGAAATGCACAAAACACGAACCAAAGGCTGTGAGATGGCGAGAAGCGCGCACCAAAATCTCTCTGCCATTCCGGG CCCTGAGGACGGGGAAATCCACCCAGAGATCTGCAGACTCTTCATCCAGCTGCAGTGCTGCTTGGAGATGTACATCACGGAGATGCTCAAGTCTGTGTGCTTGCTGGGCTCGCTCCAGATCCACAGGAAAG GAAAGGAGACCCACACAACCCCCAGGGTGGACTGCAAGCTGGATGAGAGCTCTGACATCCCCATCCTGGAGGACACGTCCTCCTCACCGGTGGACTGCCCTCAGTACTGCTGGCTGGTCTCCACAGATGTCGAAAACACGGAGAG GGACATGAGGGAGATGAAGAACCTACTTAGCAAACTCAGGGAATCCATGCCTTTGCCGCTGAAGAATCAAG ATGACAGCAGTCTGCTCAATCTCACTCCGTACCCCCTGGTCCGACAGAGGAAGAAGCGCTTCTTGGGGCTGTGCTGCCTGGTGTCCAGCTAA
- the rgs7bpa gene encoding regulator of G-protein signaling 7-binding protein A isoform X5 has translation MYITEMLKSVCLLGSLQIHRKGKETHTTPRVDCKLDESSDIPILEDTSSSPVDCPQYCWLVSTDVENTERDMREMKNLLSKLRESMPLPLKNQDDSSLLNLTPYPLVRQRKKRFLGLCCLVSS, from the exons ATGTACATCACGGAGATGCTCAAGTCTGTGTGCTTGCTGGGCTCGCTCCAGATCCACAGGAAAG GAAAGGAGACCCACACAACCCCCAGGGTGGACTGCAAGCTGGATGAGAGCTCTGACATCCCCATCCTGGAGGACACGTCCTCCTCACCGGTGGACTGCCCTCAGTACTGCTGGCTGGTCTCCACAGATGTCGAAAACACGGAGAG GGACATGAGGGAGATGAAGAACCTACTTAGCAAACTCAGGGAATCCATGCCTTTGCCGCTGAAGAATCAAG ATGACAGCAGTCTGCTCAATCTCACTCCGTACCCCCTGGTCCGACAGAGGAAGAAGCGCTTCTTGGGGCTGTGCTGCCTGGTGTCCAGCTAA
- the rgs7bpa gene encoding regulator of G-protein signaling 7-binding protein A isoform X2 — MQTISRVFPVTQIYAVCTEVRLGNPLLSEIYTRQPLSHGFLFIHLLPAFLGQGCWGVWVSGKIGHEACVCPGKDGHPEDGEIHPEICRLFIQLQCCLEMYITEMLKSVCLLGSLQIHRKGKETHTTPRVDCKLDESSDIPILEDTSSSPVDCPQYCWLVSTDVENTERDMREMKNLLSKLRESMPLPLKNQDDSSLLNLTPYPLVRQRKKRFLGLCCLVSS, encoded by the exons ATGCAAACGATCTCAAGAGTTTTTCCTGTAACGCAAATATATGCAGTGTGCACTGAGGTCAGACTAGGCAATCCACTTCTCTCCGAAATTTACACCAGGCAACCTCTCAGTCATGGTTttctattcatccatcttctacctgCTTTTCTAGGTCAGGGTTGTTGGGGAGTTTGGGTCTCAGGCAAGATAGGGCACGAGGCATGTGTGTGTCCAGGGAAGGATGGCCA CCCTGAGGACGGGGAAATCCACCCAGAGATCTGCAGACTCTTCATCCAGCTGCAGTGCTGCTTGGAGATGTACATCACGGAGATGCTCAAGTCTGTGTGCTTGCTGGGCTCGCTCCAGATCCACAGGAAAG GAAAGGAGACCCACACAACCCCCAGGGTGGACTGCAAGCTGGATGAGAGCTCTGACATCCCCATCCTGGAGGACACGTCCTCCTCACCGGTGGACTGCCCTCAGTACTGCTGGCTGGTCTCCACAGATGTCGAAAACACGGAGAG GGACATGAGGGAGATGAAGAACCTACTTAGCAAACTCAGGGAATCCATGCCTTTGCCGCTGAAGAATCAAG ATGACAGCAGTCTGCTCAATCTCACTCCGTACCCCCTGGTCCGACAGAGGAAGAAGCGCTTCTTGGGGCTGTGCTGCCTGGTGTCCAGCTAA
- the rgs7bpa gene encoding regulator of G-protein signaling 7-binding protein A isoform X4: MPSFFCLAPEDGEIHPEICRLFIQLQCCLEMYITEMLKSVCLLGSLQIHRKGKETHTTPRVDCKLDESSDIPILEDTSSSPVDCPQYCWLVSTDVENTERDMREMKNLLSKLRESMPLPLKNQDDSSLLNLTPYPLVRQRKKRFLGLCCLVSS; encoded by the exons ATGCCCTCGTTTTTCTGCCTCGC CCCTGAGGACGGGGAAATCCACCCAGAGATCTGCAGACTCTTCATCCAGCTGCAGTGCTGCTTGGAGATGTACATCACGGAGATGCTCAAGTCTGTGTGCTTGCTGGGCTCGCTCCAGATCCACAGGAAAG GAAAGGAGACCCACACAACCCCCAGGGTGGACTGCAAGCTGGATGAGAGCTCTGACATCCCCATCCTGGAGGACACGTCCTCCTCACCGGTGGACTGCCCTCAGTACTGCTGGCTGGTCTCCACAGATGTCGAAAACACGGAGAG GGACATGAGGGAGATGAAGAACCTACTTAGCAAACTCAGGGAATCCATGCCTTTGCCGCTGAAGAATCAAG ATGACAGCAGTCTGCTCAATCTCACTCCGTACCCCCTGGTCCGACAGAGGAAGAAGCGCTTCTTGGGGCTGTGCTGCCTGGTGTCCAGCTAA
- the htr1aa gene encoding 5-hydroxytryptamine (serotonin) receptor 1A a yields MENTNNTTRLDLPDRNGNVTGLAEVALSYQIFTSLLLAALILCAIFGNTCVVAAIALERSLQNVANYLIGSLAVTDLMVSVLVLPMAALYQVLNKWTLGQVTCDIFISLDVLCCTSSILHLCAIALDRYWAITDPIDYVNKRTPRRAAILISLTWIIGFSISIPPMLGWRKPEDRANPDACTISQDPGYTIYSTFGAFYIPLLLMLVLYGKIFKAARFRIRKTVRKPEKKKVSDRCLAVSPAIFHKKSNGETSKNWKRSVEPKPNSCVNGAVKHGEDGESLEIIEVQNNSKQHLPLPNTPQCAPCFENRNEKNTEAKRKMALARERKTVKTLGIIMGTFILCWLPFFIVALVLPFCRDNCCMPEWLGAVINWLGYSNSLLNPIIYAYFNKDFQSAFKKIIKCKFYRP; encoded by the coding sequence ATGGAAAATACAAACAACACCACACGGTTAGATCTTCCCGACAGGAATGGAAACGTGACGGGCTTAGCCGAAGTGGCACTAAGTTACCAGATTTTTACGTCCTTGCTCCTAGCAGCGTTAATTCTCTGTGCCATATTTGGGAATACCTGCGTGGTCGCAGCAATCGCCCTTGAGAGATCCCTTCAGAATGTGGCAAACTATTTGATCGGATCTTTAGCCGTCACGGACCTCATGGTTTCTGTACTAGTGTTACCCATGGCAGCCCTTTATCAGGTCTTAAACAAGTGGACCCTTGGACAGGTAACttgtgacattttcatttctttagACGTGTTGTGTTGCACATCTTCCATACTGCACTTGTGCGCAATCGCGCTAGACAGATACTGGGCGATTACCGACCCCATAGACTATGTGAACAAGAGGACTCCCAGGCGCGCAGCGATCTTAATCAGTCTCACTTGGATAATAGGCTTCTCGATATCTATTCCGCCGATGTTAGGCTGGAGAAAGCCCGAGGACAGGGCTAACCCCGACGCTTGCACCATCAGCCAGGATCCTGGGTACACGATCTACTCGACTTTCGGCGCTTTTTATATTCCGCTGCTTCTAATGCTGGTTCTCTATGGGAAGATATTCAAAGCTGCTAGGTTCCGAATCCGAAAAACAGTCCGCAAGCCGGAGAAAAAGAAAGTGTCGGACAGATGCTTGGCAGTGTCTCCAGCCATCTTTCATAAGAAGAGCAACGGGGAGACGAGCAAGAACTGGAAGCGCAGCGTGGAGCCAAAGCCAAACTCGTGCGTAAATGGCGCAGTTAAACACGGGGAAGACGGGGAGTCTCTGGAGATTATAGAGGTTCAGAACAACTCCAAACAACATCTTCCTTTGCCAAACACTCCGCAGTGTGCTCCGTGTTTCGAAAACAGAAACGAAAAGAACACAGAGGCTAAGAGAAAAATGGCTTTGGCGAGAGAGCGCAAAACTGTCAAGACGCTTGGGATCATTATGGGCACTTTCATTCTGTGTTGGTTGCCGTTCTTCATCGTCGCTTTGGTTTTGCCTTTCTGTCGTGACAATTGCTGCATGCCAGAGTGGCTTGGGGCAGTAATCAACTGGCTCGGCTACTCAAACTCTCTTTTGAATCCAATTATATACGCCTACTTTAACAAAGACTTCCAAAGTGCTTTCAAGAAAATTATTAAATGCAAGTTTTACAGACCATAA